From the Salvia splendens isolate huo1 unplaced genomic scaffold, SspV2 ctg847, whole genome shotgun sequence genome, one window contains:
- the LOC121791596 gene encoding plant UBX domain-containing protein 4-like, with translation MANQSPEFAGDATLDGHPHIGLINTFCEITACASKSEALFFLESHNFDVDAAVSTFIEDANHIEPAAAAPASPAAQSNSHYSPSESLSPSPSRSRSPSPSRTSRPYSLRSTGKSGAGGSAAGGARRGGGGIRTLSDLNKNPKNEDSDSDPDFDPQDYYTGGEKSGMLVRGPPKETDVDAIFNHARQSGGVEAAAEHHLPSSSSRSFAGTGRLLSGEVSSATPEPEQPQIVTHSITFWRNGFTVDDGPLRRLDDPANAPFLESIAKSECPRELAPAPGDMRSAVHVNLTRKEGDYKEPPKKSLPFRGVGRTLGSTSDAAAPVEAGSVHTVLTAAPTPSPGLVVDQGQPSTSIQLRLADGTRMVSRFNNHHTIRDIRGFIDASRPDGPRNYQLQSMGFPPKQLADLDQTIDEAGIANSVVIQKL, from the exons ATGGCTAATCAGTCGCCGGAATTCGCCGGAGACGCAACCCTCGACGGTCACCCTCATATTGGCCTAATCAACACCTTCTGCGAGATTACCGCCTGCGCCTCCAAATCCGAAGCCCTATTTTTCCTCGAATCGCACAATTTCGATGTGGACGCCGCGGTCTCCACCTTCATTGAAGACGCTAATCACATCGAGCCCGCTGCAGCCGCTCCGGCTTCCCCCGCGGCGCAGTCGAATTCTCACTATTCGCCTTCGGAGTCGCTGTCGCCGTCGCCTTCCAGGTCGCGATCCCCATCGCCGTCTCGTACTTCCCGACCGTATAGTCTCCGCTCCACCGGTAAAAGTGGTGCTGGCGGTTCGGCTGCTGGAGGCGCGAGACGTGGAGGCGGTGGAATTAGGACTCTCTCCGATCTGAATAAAAACCCTAAAAATGAGGATTCTGATAGTGATCCCGATTTCGATCCTCAGGACTACTACACTGGCGGAGAAAAGAG TGGAATGCTTGTTCGTGGTCCACCAAAGGAGACTGATGTGGACGCAATATTCAATCATGCAAGACAATCAGGAGGTGTAGAAGCAGCAGCTGAACACCACTTGCCTTCTTCGAGCTCAAGAAGCTTTGCTGGGACAGGAAGGTTACTCTCTGGGGAGGTGTCGTCTGCTACCCCAGAGCCGGAGCAGCCTCAAATTGTTACCCACAGCATCACTTTTTGGAGAAATGGATTCACAGTTGATGATGGACCTCTGAGGAGGCTGGATGACCCTGCCAACGCCCCTTTCTTGGAG AGCATTGCAAAGTCTGAGTGCCCGAGGGAGCTTGCACCCGCTCCCGGAGATATGAGGTCTGCTGTTCATGTTAATCTTACAAGGAAGGAGGGAGACTACAAG GAGCCACCGAAAAAGAGCCTTCCCTTCCGAGGTGTTGGAAGAACATTAGGTAGCACCAGTGACGCAGCAGCGCCAGTGGAGGCGGGCAGCGTTCATACTGTGCTGACTGCTGCTCCCACGCCATCCCCTGGCCTGGTTGTTGATCAGGGGCAGCCTTCCACGTCTATCCAGCTGAGGTTGGCTGATGGTACACGCATGGTTTCACGATTCAACAACCACCACACAATCAGAGACATCCGGGGCTTCATTGATGCATCACGACCTGATGGACCAAGGAATTATCAACTGCAATCCATGGGCTTCCCTCCCAAACAGCTTGCTGATCTGGACCAGACGATAGATGAAGCTGGAATTGCGAATTCTGTCGTGATCCAGAAACTATAG
- the LOC121791595 gene encoding protein FAR-RED IMPAIRED RESPONSE 1-like, whose protein sequence is MACEFDQILCSEDNNNGEEEYDVTVEEEGNNNDEEGDDVIEEDDKNNNREEEATVILDSNGVDGDDDDDVSGEDLIANMTPMKGMEYDSKDSLMKVYQDYAKLQGFSIAIRRSSSKYYVLACFKGRKPKDVIMKFTRQTQCPARVNCIVKTNGKVIVSNVWLNHSHSLEPQLSMCMPGNRELSLHMKCLLESRDIAGYRTCKNVRTLEVMAGGPQNLGVTERVFRNFIDKRRRLRLGEGDAKAIHELFFRMQLQDKNFFHIMDVDDEGRLRNVMWVHPRSIAAYEEFHDVVSFDTTYLVNKYKMPWATVVGVNQHNQSILLGCGLLSHEQSESFKWFFSNWLLAMKGVQPTAMLTDQCESIKIAVKAVFPMTIHRLCLWHIANKIPQKFKGVADFCSCSSDFYSTIYDSLSIAEFESRWTDFLSKHSLHNNRWLKNLFDEKKNWAPIYLNHIFWAGMVSTQRSESMHAFFDGFVNSKSTLKPFVEQYEIAIQNKIQKEMNADYQSKCVMLKPVSTFQWEKQLLGEYTHNIDLLLQVEVKKISSCNVEDVAIGEDGVNRCKIKEMRLVQNVFHKEYTYTVEYRPFGE, encoded by the exons ATGGC GTGCGAGTTCGATCAGATCCTGTGTTCAG AGGATAACAACAATGGTGAAGAAGAATATGATGTGACAGTGGAAGAGGAAGGTAACAacaatgatgaagaaggagatgatGTGATAGAAGAAGATGACAAAAATAACAACAGAGAAGAAGAAGCTACTGTGATCCTAGATTCTAATGGTGTAGACggcgacgatgatgatgatgtttcgGGTGAAGATCTTATAGCCAACATGACTCCTATGAAGGGAATGGAATATGATTCAAAAGATAGCCTTATGAAAGTCTATCAAGATTATGCGAAGCTGCAAGGCTTTTCTATTGCAATACGTAGATCGTCGTCTAAATATTACGTGCTTGCTTGCTTCAAAGGGCGAAAGCCTAAGGATGTAATTATGAAGTTTACCAGACAAACGCAGTGTCCGGCTCGTGTTAATTGCATTGTGAAGACTAATGGTAAAGTGATTGTGTCGAATGTTTGGTTGAATCACAGTCACAGTCTTGAGCCGCAATTGTCAATGTGTATGCCGGGTAACCGAGAGTTAAGTTTGCACATGAAATGCCTGCTGGAAAGTCGAGATATTGCAGGCTATAGGACTTGTAAAAACGTGAGGACTCTAGAAGTTATGGCCGGAGGTCCTCAGAATCTAGGTGTCACTGAGCGAGTCTTTAGGAACTTCATAGATAAAAGGAGAAGGTTGAGACTTGGAGAGGGGGATGCCAAAGCTATACACGAGCTATTTTTTAGAATGCAACTGCAAGATAAAAACTTTTTTCACATTATGGATGTTGATGATGAAGGACGTCTGCGTAATGTGATGTGGGTACATCCTCGTAGTATAGCTGCGTACGAAGAGTTCCACGATGTTGTGAGTTTTGATACAACTTACCTTGTAAACAAATACAAGATGCCGTGGGCGACGGTTGTCGGAGTTAACCAACATAACCAATCAATATTATTGGGATGTGGTTTATTGAGTCATGAGCAGTCCGAATCATTTAAATGGTTCTTTAGCAACTGGTTACTGGCCATGAAAGGTGTTCAACCTACAGCAATGCTGACAGATCAATGTGAGAGTATAAAGATTGCCGTGAAGGCAGTTTTTCCAATGACTATACATAGACTTTGTCTATGGCATATTGCCAATAAAATTCCACAGAAGTTCAAAGGTGTGGCTGATTTTTGTAGTTGTTCGTCTGATTTCTACTCAACGATATATGATAGTCTCAGTATTGCAGAATTCGAGTCAAGGTGGACAGATTTTCTATCTAAACACAGTCTTCATAACAATAGGTGGCTGAAAAATTTGTTTGATGAAAAGAAGAATTGGGCACCCATCTATTTGAATCATATTTTTTGGGCTGGTATGGTATCGACCCAACGAAGTGAATCTATGCACGCATTCTTTGATGGTTTTGTGAACTCAAAGAGCACGTTGAAACCATTTGTGGAACAATACGAGATTGCTATTCAAAACAAAATTCAGAAGGAGATGAACGCTGATTACCAGTCCAAGTGCGTGATGCTGAAACCGGTGTCAACTTTTCAATGGGAGAAACAATTGCTAGGTGAATACACTCATAACATCGACCTCTTGTTGCAAGTGGAAGTCAAGAAAATTAGTAGTTGTAATGTGGAAGATGTCGCAATTGGTGAAGATGGTGTGAATCGTTGCAAGATAAAGGAGATGCGATTAGTGCAGAATGTTTTTCACAAGGAATACACTTACACTGTCGAGTATCGTCCTTTTGGAGAATAA